The following coding sequences lie in one Gemmatimonadota bacterium genomic window:
- a CDS encoding VIT family protein, with the protein MSPGHAERHRAQHIGWLRASVLGANDGIVSVASLVSGVAASHASSAQILIAGMAGLVGGALSMAAGEYVSVSSQADTERADLKRERSELANDRAAETEELAAIYRGRGLDSALALQVAEQMMAQDALTAHARDELGITELATARPLQAALSSAASFAAGAALPLAAAVLAPSSSVVPTVVLASLVCLALLGTLAARVGGAPALRAAARVTFWGAVAMLVTAGAGRWLGGAL; encoded by the coding sequence ATGAGCCCCGGGCACGCCGAGCGTCACAGGGCACAACACATCGGTTGGCTGCGAGCATCCGTGCTTGGGGCAAACGACGGGATCGTCTCGGTGGCAAGCCTGGTTTCCGGGGTTGCCGCGTCGCATGCGAGCTCCGCGCAGATTCTGATCGCGGGTATGGCCGGGCTGGTCGGCGGTGCGCTCTCGATGGCTGCGGGCGAGTACGTATCCGTCAGCTCACAGGCAGACACCGAGCGGGCCGATCTGAAACGGGAGCGCTCCGAGTTGGCCAACGATCGGGCTGCGGAGACGGAGGAGCTGGCAGCGATCTACCGGGGCCGCGGCCTCGACTCGGCGTTGGCCCTCCAGGTTGCGGAGCAGATGATGGCCCAGGACGCGTTGACGGCTCACGCCCGCGACGAGTTGGGGATCACGGAGCTGGCCACTGCCCGCCCCCTGCAGGCAGCGCTGTCTTCTGCTGCCAGTTTCGCCGCCGGCGCGGCCTTGCCGCTCGCGGCGGCGGTGCTGGCCCCGTCGTCATCGGTGGTTCCTACGGTCGTGCTGGCATCCTTGGTGTGTCTGGCCCTACTGGGAACGTTGGCCGCCCGCGTCGGGGGCGCCCCCGCCCTTCGAGCCGCGGCGCGAGTCACCTTCTGGGGTGCGGTGGCCATGCTGGTCACGGCCGGTGCTGGCCGCTGGTTGGGTGGGGCGCTGTGA
- a CDS encoding efflux RND transporter periplasmic adaptor subunit, with translation MIRTGSRSLAVGLSVLVASSCGAGDGAPQDQPPETMASTAVAEVRPFDVVVTATGTITAHPSAHARLSAPGETVVTAIDVGEGDRVRAGQRLVELDASVWGERLRQAQAALATAEEALSRAQRLVDQGILPRKDLEAASAERARANAEVADAQRTHSRAVLRSPIDGTVAAMRATLAQPVTSGEVLVEVVDPTKLEAQLRLSPSEAARVPNGAPARVTASLQQEAEDLASGHVAGVSAAVDSATGAVTVRVSVDSVQRVLRPGETVAAHITVARHERAVVIPREALVPEADGLVVFVLDSAGVVHEAPVEVGAEVGAFVEVLKGLVGGERIVTTGAYGVAEGTRILDGVQR, from the coding sequence ATGATCCGCACGGGTTCCCGCAGCCTTGCCGTGGGACTGTCCGTTCTGGTGGCTTCGAGCTGTGGTGCAGGAGACGGCGCGCCACAGGATCAGCCGCCGGAGACGATGGCCTCCACGGCGGTGGCGGAGGTGCGTCCCTTCGACGTGGTGGTCACGGCCACCGGGACGATCACGGCGCACCCGAGCGCGCACGCGCGCCTGTCGGCGCCCGGCGAGACGGTGGTGACTGCCATCGACGTAGGCGAGGGCGATCGCGTGCGGGCCGGCCAGCGGCTGGTGGAGCTGGACGCCAGCGTGTGGGGGGAGCGCCTCCGCCAGGCCCAGGCCGCCCTCGCCACTGCCGAGGAGGCGCTCTCCCGTGCGCAGAGGCTGGTGGACCAGGGTATTCTGCCCCGCAAGGACCTGGAGGCCGCCAGCGCCGAACGGGCCCGCGCCAATGCGGAGGTTGCCGATGCGCAGCGGACACACTCGAGGGCTGTGCTGCGCTCACCCATCGACGGCACTGTCGCTGCAATGCGAGCCACCCTCGCGCAGCCAGTCACGAGCGGGGAGGTCCTAGTGGAGGTCGTCGACCCCACCAAGCTGGAAGCGCAGCTCCGATTGTCTCCGTCGGAGGCTGCGCGTGTCCCGAACGGGGCGCCGGCCCGGGTAACCGCCAGTCTCCAGCAGGAGGCGGAAGACCTGGCCAGCGGACACGTCGCGGGCGTCAGCGCGGCGGTGGATTCGGCCACCGGAGCCGTGACCGTTCGGGTGTCGGTCGACAGCGTCCAGCGCGTGCTTCGCCCCGGTGAGACCGTCGCGGCCCACATCACGGTGGCCCGTCACGAGCGGGCCGTAGTGATTCCCCGCGAGGCCCTGGTACCGGAAGCGGACGGCTTGGTCGTGTTCGTGCTCGACAGCGCAGGGGTGGTGCACGAAGCGCCCGTCGAAGTCGGCGCGGAGGTGGGCGCCTTCGTAGAAGTGCTGAAGGGCCTGGTGGGCGGGGAACGCATCGTCACCACCGGTGCTTACGGAGTGGCAGAAGGGACCCGCATCCTGGACGGCGTGCAGCGATGA
- a CDS encoding TolC family protein, which translates to MTSKSGADDRAVRTARARLTRWYVGVSAVILALFGGAVYLAVSRQVRAVVDRQLVAATAEAERALRVRERERTLGVPLVDALDELVIPGIQIHVLTADGGPLAGTPLPAFLKESADTLRTRSEVWQKLETGDERSWRVYGRAVEVGGAPYRVLAVADAVELEQQYPALLLTFLLAAAGALGLVGMGGRFLADRALEPVRNSMARTRRFVADASHELRTPTAVMLARSEVALDRPREAEEYVAALQDIASEAQRLGRLIDDLLFLAAADEQKLRANKAPLFLDDLVVQAARLVGTLARQKDIRLRLAEFDEVQVFADRDLVLRLLVILLDNAVKYTPSGGRVSASVTAHGDRAVVEVEDDGPGIPPDVLPHVFERFVRADAARTGAAGSGLGLAIARSIAEAHGAQLTVTQGDGRGTRVRVSFRRLLAGAAMVLATSVFLEAGSLSAQQSSAAPQSLSLAEVLERAQAKAPTLALAQARVEAARAAFRQAKAFDNPALALGYSRSVPNYHMELEQPLDALVKRGPRLDAASAELSGAEWTLAAARADLRYQVELAYAQALGARARAELSRQAAIDGEELVRIAEAREAAGDASALDVQVARVAFAEQRSAALADSLSAISAVTALQSLLGLPVNEARLQLADPLAQVPDRPSVGEETPSRLQAATARTTAQVALLSAARRDRIPVPALRFGFETGDPSGAESGVLPTVGVAIPLPWFDRSTARVREAEANLVAARADQDETARQVALFRGEAERAWTVAESRLSVDVPAAREAEQVAALIQQAYREGAYPLASTLEARRSALAALQREVDAYVAARAARAGLEWAFSAGGGTP; encoded by the coding sequence ATGACCAGCAAGAGCGGCGCCGACGATCGGGCGGTACGAACGGCGCGCGCCCGGCTCACCCGCTGGTACGTGGGAGTCAGCGCGGTGATTCTGGCGCTCTTCGGGGGTGCCGTCTACCTGGCTGTGAGCCGCCAGGTGCGCGCTGTGGTCGACCGCCAACTGGTCGCCGCCACCGCCGAGGCGGAGCGTGCGCTGCGGGTCCGGGAGCGTGAACGTACGCTCGGGGTTCCGCTCGTGGATGCCCTCGACGAACTGGTCATCCCAGGAATCCAGATCCACGTACTCACCGCCGACGGGGGGCCGCTGGCCGGCACTCCGCTACCCGCGTTTCTCAAAGAATCTGCGGATACGTTGCGAACACGCTCTGAGGTATGGCAGAAACTCGAGACCGGAGATGAGCGCTCCTGGCGGGTCTACGGCCGGGCCGTCGAGGTCGGGGGTGCACCCTACCGGGTACTTGCCGTGGCAGATGCCGTCGAGTTGGAGCAACAGTATCCTGCACTTCTCTTGACGTTTCTGCTCGCTGCGGCCGGGGCGTTGGGACTTGTCGGCATGGGGGGTCGCTTTCTCGCGGACCGCGCCTTGGAGCCCGTTCGCAACTCCATGGCCCGTACGCGTCGATTCGTTGCCGACGCCTCCCACGAGCTGAGGACGCCCACGGCGGTGATGCTTGCCCGGTCGGAGGTGGCGCTGGATCGTCCACGAGAGGCCGAGGAGTACGTCGCTGCGTTGCAGGACATTGCCAGCGAGGCCCAGCGGTTGGGCAGACTGATCGACGATCTCCTGTTCCTTGCCGCCGCCGACGAGCAGAAGCTCCGAGCCAACAAAGCGCCGCTGTTCTTGGACGACCTGGTGGTGCAAGCTGCTCGGCTCGTGGGAACGCTGGCTCGTCAGAAAGACATCCGACTGAGACTTGCAGAGTTCGACGAAGTACAAGTCTTCGCGGACCGGGATCTGGTGCTGCGCCTACTGGTCATCCTACTGGATAATGCCGTGAAATACACACCCAGCGGAGGTCGAGTATCGGCATCGGTCACCGCGCATGGAGATAGAGCCGTCGTAGAAGTGGAGGACGATGGTCCCGGGATCCCGCCGGACGTCCTCCCGCATGTGTTCGAGCGATTCGTCCGCGCCGACGCTGCCCGTACCGGCGCGGCTGGAAGCGGCCTCGGCCTCGCCATCGCGCGCTCCATCGCGGAGGCACACGGAGCACAGCTCACCGTCACGCAGGGGGATGGGCGAGGGACGCGCGTGCGGGTGAGTTTCCGCCGCCTGCTTGCGGGAGCGGCGATGGTCCTCGCCACTTCGGTCTTCCTCGAAGCAGGCTCGCTCTCTGCGCAGCAATCGTCTGCCGCGCCGCAATCCCTCTCGCTGGCGGAGGTCTTGGAGCGGGCGCAGGCCAAGGCGCCCACTCTCGCGCTCGCGCAGGCGCGCGTGGAGGCCGCTCGCGCGGCGTTCCGCCAAGCGAAGGCATTCGACAACCCCGCGCTCGCCCTCGGATACAGCAGGTCCGTCCCCAACTACCACATGGAGCTCGAGCAGCCTCTGGACGCCCTCGTGAAGCGAGGTCCGCGCCTGGACGCCGCGAGCGCCGAGCTGAGTGGAGCGGAGTGGACCCTAGCGGCCGCACGGGCCGATCTCCGCTACCAGGTGGAGTTGGCGTATGCTCAGGCGCTCGGCGCGCGAGCGCGTGCTGAGCTTTCGCGGCAGGCGGCAATCGATGGTGAGGAGCTGGTCCGCATTGCCGAGGCGCGCGAGGCCGCGGGGGACGCGAGTGCGCTGGACGTCCAGGTCGCACGGGTCGCGTTCGCGGAGCAACGGAGTGCCGCACTGGCGGACTCACTGTCGGCCATCAGTGCAGTGACTGCTTTACAGTCCCTGTTGGGACTGCCGGTGAACGAGGCGCGTCTTCAGCTGGCGGATCCCCTGGCCCAGGTCCCGGATCGTCCTTCCGTCGGAGAGGAAACGCCGTCGCGTCTGCAGGCGGCAACTGCGCGCACGACAGCCCAGGTGGCTCTGCTGAGCGCGGCTCGCCGGGACCGGATTCCGGTCCCGGCCCTACGCTTCGGGTTCGAGACTGGCGACCCCAGCGGGGCGGAGTCCGGCGTGCTTCCGACCGTCGGGGTCGCGATCCCCCTCCCGTGGTTCGATCGGAGCACGGCGCGTGTACGCGAGGCGGAGGCCAATCTGGTGGCAGCGCGAGCCGATCAAGACGAAACCGCCCGCCAAGTGGCTCTGTTTCGCGGAGAAGCTGAACGCGCCTGGACGGTCGCTGAGTCGCGCCTGTCGGTCGATGTGCCGGCTGCTCGCGAAGCGGAGCAGGTCGCCGCCCTGATTCAACAGGCATACCGAGAGGGAGCGTATCCGCTGGCAAGCACCTTGGAAGCGCGCCGGAGCGCGCTGGCCGCGCTGCAGCGGGAGGTCGATGCGTACGTCGCCGCTCGCGCGGCACGCGCGGGGCTCGAATGGGCGTTCAGCGCCGGAGGAGGCACTCCATGA
- a CDS encoding HAD family hydrolase: MSGWRPRASRTGDTVFLLDVDNTLLDNDRIIADLRRHLEIAIGALRARRYWEVFEHLRVELGYADYLGALQQYRRERPRDTRILQLSSYLLDYPFANRLFPGALEVIGRLKQEGQVAILTDGDVVFQPRKVERSGLLDAVGGHALIYVHKEKELSDVERRYPAQHYVLVDDKLRILTAVKRSWGQRVTTIQPLQGHYARDPEQQGPYPPADRTIEHIGELLVAPGGLGAQGGERH, encoded by the coding sequence ATGAGCGGTTGGAGACCGAGGGCGTCCCGCACCGGTGACACGGTGTTTCTCCTCGACGTGGACAACACGCTCTTGGACAATGATCGCATCATCGCCGATCTCAGGCGCCACCTGGAGATCGCGATTGGTGCTTTACGAGCCCGACGCTACTGGGAGGTCTTCGAGCACCTTCGCGTGGAGCTCGGATATGCCGACTACTTGGGCGCGCTCCAGCAGTACCGGCGCGAGCGTCCGCGCGATACCCGAATTCTGCAACTCTCGTCGTATCTCCTCGACTATCCGTTCGCCAACCGACTCTTTCCCGGGGCACTCGAAGTCATCGGCCGGCTCAAGCAAGAGGGGCAGGTCGCGATATTGACCGATGGAGACGTGGTCTTCCAACCACGCAAGGTCGAGCGCTCCGGACTCCTCGATGCCGTGGGCGGCCACGCCTTGATCTACGTGCACAAGGAGAAGGAGCTGTCCGACGTCGAACGCCGCTATCCCGCCCAGCACTACGTGCTGGTCGATGACAAGCTGCGCATCCTGACGGCGGTGAAGCGGAGCTGGGGGCAGCGGGTGACGACGATCCAGCCGCTTCAAGGCCACTATGCCAGGGACCCGGAGCAACAGGGCCCCTATCCTCCCGCCGACCGCACCATCGAGCACATCGGCGAACTGCTGGTGGCGCCAGGCGGGCTCGGGGCCCAAGGCGGCGAGCGGCATTGA
- a CDS encoding phosphatase PAP2 family protein, translating to MAGFASAFEPLGTAWPSLIGGSLYLAARIGGYHDTADIAGHVTTSILAASAASGLAKFAFGRARPYLPSSDDGALAPFRALADGGYTSFPSGHTTAAFAMASALSAELSDRWPRLAPIAPTVLYTAASLTGFARVYHDRHWLTDVVAGAMLGRWVGLQVVRHAHAEDAGSSAIEPFVALGPTGGWAAGIRIGRPGGGSTWRASPTPCTAGVRCPLSER from the coding sequence GTGGCCGGGTTCGCCTCCGCCTTCGAACCGCTGGGAACGGCTTGGCCGTCGCTCATTGGCGGCAGCCTCTATCTCGCCGCGCGCATCGGCGGCTACCATGACACGGCGGACATCGCCGGGCACGTGACAACCAGCATTCTCGCAGCAAGCGCCGCGTCGGGCTTGGCCAAGTTCGCGTTCGGGAGGGCACGTCCGTACCTCCCGTCCTCCGACGACGGGGCCCTGGCGCCTTTCCGCGCGCTTGCCGACGGCGGATATACCTCCTTTCCCTCCGGCCATACCACCGCCGCCTTCGCCATGGCCTCCGCCCTTTCGGCGGAACTGTCCGACCGCTGGCCGCGCCTGGCTCCCATCGCTCCCACAGTTCTCTACACAGCAGCGAGCCTCACGGGGTTCGCCCGCGTATACCACGACCGGCATTGGCTCACCGATGTCGTGGCGGGTGCCATGCTAGGACGGTGGGTGGGCCTGCAGGTTGTGCGGCACGCCCACGCGGAAGACGCAGGGTCATCTGCAATCGAGCCGTTTGTCGCCCTGGGTCCCACCGGCGGCTGGGCGGCAGGGATTCGCATCGGACGTCCCGGCGGGGGATCGACGTGGCGCGCCAGTCCGACACCGTGCACGGCGGGCGTGCGTTGTCCTCTGAGTGAAAGGTAG
- a CDS encoding DUF2127 domain-containing protein — MEVGAQREDRLDGGAHSATAAPVFDRVFRLSLWLKAADGGLELLGGLLLLLTPSSAIQAAVRAVTVPELTADPTDVVAHTLFVLGQQLGAQRIFGAVFLLTHGVVKLVLVYYLLRGVVRAYPWAIAALSLFAAYQGYLAWIRSSFTLLGLTVFDLFIVWMAVHEYQHLRGIAARQP, encoded by the coding sequence GTGGAGGTAGGCGCACAGAGGGAGGATCGCCTCGACGGGGGCGCGCACTCCGCGACGGCGGCGCCGGTCTTCGACCGCGTCTTCCGCCTGTCCCTTTGGCTGAAAGCCGCCGACGGCGGCCTCGAGCTGCTCGGTGGACTTCTCCTGCTCCTCACTCCGTCTTCCGCGATCCAAGCCGCCGTTCGGGCCGTCACGGTGCCAGAGCTCACCGCCGACCCGACCGACGTCGTGGCCCACACACTCTTCGTCCTGGGACAGCAGCTGGGGGCGCAGCGCATCTTCGGTGCCGTGTTCCTACTGACACACGGAGTCGTGAAGCTCGTCCTGGTCTACTACCTGTTGCGCGGCGTGGTCCGAGCGTATCCCTGGGCCATCGCAGCCCTGTCCCTGTTCGCGGCCTATCAGGGGTACCTTGCGTGGATCCGCTCCTCCTTCACGCTGCTGGGTCTCACAGTGTTCGATCTCTTCATCGTCTGGATGGCAGTCCATGAATACCAGCACCTCCGTGGGATCGCCGCCCGGCAGCCCTGA
- a CDS encoding PepSY domain-containing protein: protein MDAFRQTRLSAGRAGLVMGLALAGLASCTGEVRTKEAEPGLAAQARIDDATARRTALARVPGGEIESAELEREEGRLVYSFDIEVDGEEGVQEVWVDATTGAIVRVEHESAEHEAAEHEEEGHASEH from the coding sequence ATGGATGCATTCCGGCAGACACGACTCTCGGCCGGTCGCGCGGGTCTCGTGATGGGGCTTGCCTTGGCGGGTTTGGCTTCCTGCACGGGTGAGGTGCGGACCAAAGAGGCGGAGCCCGGCCTCGCGGCCCAGGCGCGGATCGACGACGCCACTGCCCGTCGGACGGCACTCGCACGGGTGCCCGGAGGCGAGATCGAATCGGCGGAGCTCGAACGGGAGGAGGGTCGACTGGTGTACTCGTTCGACATCGAAGTTGACGGGGAGGAGGGCGTCCAAGAGGTCTGGGTGGACGCCACCACCGGAGCCATCGTTCGAGTGGAACACGAGAGCGCGGAACACGAGGCGGCCGAACACGAGGAAGAAGGGCATGCGTCCGAGCACTGA
- a CDS encoding efflux RND transporter permease subunit, with protein sequence MNGFGLLTRQRRFVLLATMLCAVAGIGAAFILPSSIYPELKFSRIVVVAQGTSLGAQDQMFAVSQPLEQAVSVVPGLTRLRSRSIRGATELSLLFAPNTDMQVALQQVEARINEVRGDLPAALAVEVQRQLPSLFPIITYNVKGNDPGELYDVARYQIRPALADIPGIGRIDVQGSDIREVEVIASPERLARIGLGYRELAQVIQDGLGVQAVGRVDREHQQALVVVDQQPQSLDDIADVALPGGLRVRDVATVRLGTVDRVTLIRGDGRPSALINIARQERGNTLQLADSVARTMESLRHSLPPGVTLEPVYDQAGLVREAVGSVRDAMFVGALLAVGVLFAFLGGGSITLISALAIPLTMAITVLVMWLAGASFNLMTLGGMAVAIGLVIDDAVVVTENIMRHLGMPGRRDSAVRDAVVELVWPVTSSTLTTVVVFLPLGLLQGVVGQFFKALSVTLVIAVLVSLVLALTVVPLLAQEWIVERTAKERPTGRRWSQRLEKRIEGALDHYPRWLEASLARPRPVVGIAVVLMVVGGVLGRVLPTGFLPTMDEGAFVLDYWTPTGTSLAETDRQLSALEGILAGVPEVEATSRRTGAEMGLFATEQNTGDVVVRLRPASQRSRDIFAVMDDVRGDVDHTLPRLRVEFIQLLSDLINDLAGNATPVEVKLFGEDRARLETYARTLGERLGGIDGLVDLFDGVPDRMPELHLKIDPAAARRLGLTPSDVSAQVDAALLGTISGQLREGERAIGVRVHAPDDVRFDPTLLGQLPIYPPGVDDPTPLAILASFQEVTTEAEVQRENQRQMITVTGGVEGRSLGAVTADVQAVLAATPAPAGVTVVLGGQHESQREAFRSLLLVLALAGLSVVAVMLLQFESFLEPLVILAAAPVSFVGAALLLLLTGTPLNVSSLMGLILLVGLIVKNGIILLDFTRHRMLNEGDALGVALREAAKVRVRPIVMTTLCTLFGLLPLALGLGAGADMQRPLALTVIGGLALSTPITLFLVPTVVLAVRGAGYRLGEAA encoded by the coding sequence ATGAACGGCTTCGGCTTGCTGACCCGGCAGCGCCGCTTCGTGTTGTTGGCAACCATGTTGTGTGCCGTCGCGGGCATCGGAGCGGCGTTCATACTTCCCTCGTCCATCTACCCTGAGCTCAAGTTCTCGCGCATCGTGGTCGTGGCGCAGGGAACCTCGTTGGGGGCTCAGGATCAGATGTTCGCGGTGAGCCAGCCCCTGGAGCAGGCGGTCAGCGTGGTACCGGGGCTCACCCGGCTCCGGTCGCGGTCGATCCGAGGGGCCACCGAGCTGTCGCTCTTGTTCGCCCCCAACACCGATATGCAGGTCGCGCTCCAGCAGGTGGAGGCCCGCATCAACGAGGTGCGAGGCGACCTGCCCGCAGCCTTGGCGGTCGAGGTGCAGCGTCAGCTCCCCTCCCTGTTCCCCATCATCACGTACAACGTCAAGGGGAACGACCCGGGTGAGCTGTACGACGTAGCGCGCTATCAGATCCGGCCGGCGTTGGCCGACATCCCGGGCATCGGCCGCATCGACGTGCAGGGGAGCGACATCCGGGAGGTCGAAGTCATCGCGTCGCCCGAGCGGCTGGCCCGCATCGGTCTCGGCTACCGCGAGCTGGCTCAGGTGATCCAGGACGGGCTCGGGGTCCAGGCAGTGGGTCGTGTGGACCGCGAGCACCAACAGGCATTGGTGGTGGTGGACCAGCAGCCGCAGTCGCTGGATGACATTGCCGATGTGGCTCTGCCGGGTGGGCTGCGCGTGCGGGACGTGGCCACCGTCCGGTTGGGCACGGTGGACCGGGTCACGCTGATCCGCGGCGACGGACGCCCTTCGGCCCTGATCAACATCGCGCGGCAGGAGCGTGGAAATACACTCCAGCTCGCGGACAGCGTAGCCCGCACCATGGAATCGCTCCGGCACTCTTTGCCCCCTGGAGTCACCCTGGAGCCGGTGTACGATCAGGCCGGACTGGTCCGCGAGGCGGTGGGATCGGTCCGCGACGCGATGTTCGTGGGGGCCTTGCTGGCGGTGGGTGTCCTCTTCGCCTTCCTCGGGGGTGGCTCCATCACGCTGATCAGCGCGCTGGCGATTCCTCTAACCATGGCGATCACCGTGCTCGTCATGTGGTTGGCAGGCGCCAGCTTCAACCTCATGACCCTGGGCGGGATGGCGGTGGCCATCGGGCTGGTGATCGACGACGCCGTGGTGGTCACGGAGAACATCATGCGGCACTTGGGAATGCCAGGTCGCCGCGACTCGGCGGTGCGGGACGCGGTCGTAGAGCTGGTGTGGCCGGTCACGAGCTCGACCTTGACCACAGTCGTGGTGTTCCTTCCGCTTGGGCTCCTTCAGGGTGTCGTCGGTCAGTTCTTCAAAGCGCTGTCGGTGACGTTGGTCATCGCAGTGCTGGTGTCCCTGGTGCTGGCGTTGACCGTCGTTCCGCTGCTGGCGCAGGAGTGGATCGTAGAGCGCACCGCGAAGGAGCGTCCCACGGGGCGCCGCTGGAGCCAGCGTCTCGAGAAGAGGATCGAAGGGGCGTTGGACCACTATCCCCGGTGGCTCGAGGCCTCGCTGGCCCGGCCGAGGCCTGTGGTGGGCATTGCGGTCGTGCTCATGGTGGTGGGGGGGGTGCTCGGACGGGTTCTTCCCACAGGGTTCCTGCCCACCATGGACGAGGGGGCGTTTGTGCTCGACTACTGGACCCCCACCGGGACGTCGCTTGCGGAGACGGACCGGCAGTTGAGTGCACTGGAAGGGATCCTGGCAGGTGTTCCAGAGGTGGAGGCCACCTCTCGGCGCACGGGGGCGGAGATGGGTCTCTTCGCCACGGAGCAGAACACCGGCGACGTGGTGGTGCGTCTGCGCCCGGCCTCCCAGAGGAGCCGGGACATCTTCGCGGTGATGGACGACGTGCGCGGAGACGTCGACCACACCCTTCCGCGATTGCGCGTGGAGTTCATCCAGTTGTTGAGCGACCTGATCAACGACCTGGCCGGGAACGCCACTCCGGTGGAGGTCAAGCTCTTCGGCGAGGACCGCGCTCGGCTAGAGACGTACGCGCGTACCTTGGGTGAGCGCTTGGGCGGCATCGACGGACTGGTCGACCTCTTCGACGGCGTTCCGGACCGCATGCCGGAGTTGCACCTCAAGATCGATCCTGCCGCAGCACGCCGGCTGGGGCTGACCCCGTCCGACGTCTCCGCGCAGGTGGACGCGGCGCTCCTGGGCACCATCAGCGGCCAGCTACGCGAAGGAGAGCGGGCCATCGGGGTCCGAGTTCATGCTCCCGACGACGTGCGCTTTGATCCCACGCTGCTGGGCCAACTTCCCATCTACCCACCGGGTGTGGACGATCCGACGCCACTGGCCATACTGGCCTCCTTCCAGGAAGTCACTACAGAGGCGGAGGTGCAGCGAGAAAACCAACGGCAGATGATCACAGTGACGGGAGGAGTGGAAGGGCGCTCGCTCGGTGCAGTGACCGCGGACGTACAGGCCGTGCTCGCGGCGACTCCCGCCCCCGCGGGGGTGACGGTGGTCCTGGGTGGGCAGCATGAGAGCCAACGCGAAGCGTTCCGAAGCCTGCTGCTGGTCTTGGCCCTGGCCGGCCTCTCCGTGGTCGCGGTCATGTTGCTCCAGTTCGAGTCGTTCCTGGAGCCGCTCGTCATCCTGGCAGCGGCACCCGTCTCGTTCGTCGGTGCCGCGCTGCTTCTGCTGCTCACCGGGACCCCGCTCAACGTGTCCTCCCTCATGGGCCTGATTCTGCTCGTCGGCTTGATCGTGAAGAACGGGATCATCCTGCTGGACTTCACACGGCACCGCATGCTGAACGAGGGTGACGCGCTCGGCGTCGCCTTGCGGGAGGCGGCCAAGGTGCGCGTGCGCCCCATCGTCATGACCACGCTCTGCACGCTCTTCGGGCTGTTGCCGCTGGCCCTGGGCTTGGGGGCCGGCGCGGACATGCAGCGCCCTCTGGCCCTCACCGTCATCGGCGGGCTCGCGCTGTCGACTCCGATCACCCTCTTCCTGGTGCCGACCGTGGTGCTGGCGGTTCGCGGTGCCGGGTACCGGCTGGGTGAGGCGGCCTGA
- a CDS encoding response regulator transcription factor, whose product MKVLVVEDEAALRKTLVHGLEDHGMRVTGVGTFAGAVIAAAEGTFDVLVLDVLLPGGDGVELCRRLRADAVDTPVLFLTALGEEDDRLAGFRAGGDDYLVKPFSFRELVARIEALGRRSKTLTGGPEQIADLKVDLQSHRVERAGRTLTLTAQEWALLECLLRRRGQVVTRAELTAYVWDENHDPFGNLLKVLVWRLRKKIDGGSDVPLIHTVRGAGYRLGS is encoded by the coding sequence GTGAAGGTCCTGGTCGTCGAAGACGAAGCGGCGCTGCGCAAGACGTTGGTGCACGGTCTCGAGGACCATGGCATGCGGGTGACCGGCGTGGGGACCTTCGCAGGGGCAGTCATCGCAGCCGCGGAGGGCACCTTCGACGTGCTGGTGCTCGACGTCCTACTGCCCGGTGGTGATGGGGTCGAGCTGTGCAGACGTCTGCGCGCTGACGCTGTGGATACTCCCGTATTGTTTCTCACCGCCCTCGGGGAGGAGGACGATCGGCTCGCGGGCTTCCGGGCTGGCGGCGACGATTACCTCGTCAAGCCGTTTTCCTTCCGCGAGCTGGTTGCGCGCATCGAGGCGCTCGGGCGTCGTTCCAAGACACTGACGGGAGGTCCCGAGCAGATTGCGGATCTGAAGGTGGACCTGCAGAGCCACCGCGTCGAGCGCGCGGGCCGCACCCTCACACTGACGGCCCAGGAGTGGGCCCTGCTGGAGTGCCTGCTCCGCCGCAGAGGGCAGGTCGTCACCCGTGCCGAACTCACCGCCTACGTTTGGGATGAGAATCACGATCCCTTCGGCAATCTGCTCAAGGTGCTGGTGTGGCGCCTCCGTAAGAAGATCGACGGGGGGTCCGACGTTCCGCTGATCCATACGGTGCGGGGCGCGGGATACCGCCTGGGTTCATGA